The following is a genomic window from Salinibacterium sp. UTAS2018.
TGAACCTGTCGCGGCTGGCTACCGTCGTTGCTGGCGACTACCTGGCCGAGGCCGGCGACGTCGCCAAGATTCGTTCCCAGCACGTTGCCGGAAAGGAATTCTGCGTAAGCGTACGAGGCTCCGTTGGACTCTTCTGCGCTGGCAGCAACGGGTGCAATGAATGTGATGCCCGAAATAAGGGCCATGGTTCCGAGAGCCGCTCCGAAACGGACTCCTGCGGTGTGGATGCTTTTCCCGACTGGCTTCCCAGTGCGCGGGATGTGTTGTGTAAACACGACTGGTACCTTCCTGATCCTGTGTGGATAAGGAAGCTGTCTCGACGGTGAGGCCAACTTGAGGGTTGTGCCACGAACTACTGCCTGATCTCAGCTTCGCTTGCCCATGTGGTGGTGCTGGTTTTTTAGTTGTGCGGCGAGATGGTTATGTCTCGCGTGGTGTTGCCCGAATGGTGTTGCTGGTTATGCCCGAATAAGAAGGGTTGGTTCGCCCCGCTTGTATAGAGAGACCGAGACCCCCCTCGGTTATGACGCGGGTTTATGAACTTTCTTGAAAACTTTTTCTGAGCCCGACCAGGAGCCGTTTTCTGGGGGTTTTCTGTATTGGACGCTCGCGCGGGGAGTGCGAACTGCGAGACGGCTCAGGATGACGTACACTTATTCAGGTAGTTGATAACTGCGATACTTTCGCGCGCCTGCTCCTCAATTCACAATGTGGATGTTGCGGTGTGTTTGTGCGAAAGTGTGGGTAAGAGATTTACGTCTCTTGCAAAGGGTGGTGGCTCAATTGGTAGAGCAGCGGTCTCCAAAACCGCAGGTTGCAGGTTCGAGTCCTGTCCGCCCTGCAAGTCCCGGTCCGTGTTTCGCGGAATGGGTCGAGCAAGCCGAAGTATCGGAAGGTATCTAAGAGTGGCCAAGAAAGACGTAGACGAGCCCAGCGAGGACGTCGTCGCCAAGGCGAAGAAGGAGAGCGCGCAACGTCGTGGACCCTTCGGCCGCATGGCACTCTTCATTCGCCAAGTAATCAACGAACTCAAGAAGGTTGTGACTCCGACCCGGCGCGAGCTGGTCAGCTTCACTCTCGTTGTTCTTATCTTCGTGATCATCATGATGGGCATCGTTTCCGGCCTCGACTTTGGGTTCAGCGCCTTGGTGAACTTCTTGTTCGGCGATCCCAACCTTGTGGTCTAGGCCCTTCACAAACCGCAGCGGCTACGGCCGCACTGCAGAGTAACGAAAAGAGATTTAGTGTCCGAGAACCACCACGAAGACTCCGAGCTTGCTACGGCAGCAGAGCAGTCCTCCGAGGAGGATGAGGCGCAGACGGGCAACACCCTGGCTGAGGCAGAGCGTTCAGAAGACTCCGCCGAGCACCAGGCAATGCACATCGAGAGCGACTCGGCTGATGTCGACGCCGACCTTGCTGGGCTTCTTGAGGCTCTGGATGCCGCAGTCGACCCTGAAGCTGACGCTGAAGTAGACGACGCGCTCGATATCGATAACGCTGCCGAGGCCGACGCTTCCGTTGCCGCGACTGATGACGAAGCAACCG
Proteins encoded in this region:
- the secE gene encoding preprotein translocase subunit SecE yields the protein MAKKDVDEPSEDVVAKAKKESAQRRGPFGRMALFIRQVINELKKVVTPTRRELVSFTLVVLIFVIIMMGIVSGLDFGFSALVNFLFGDPNLVV